The following coding sequences lie in one Deltaproteobacteria bacterium IMCC39524 genomic window:
- a CDS encoding thiopurine S-methyltransferase: MDKNFWHRRWQKNEIGFHMTDPHHFLQQFFPLLQTQPTDSVFVPLCGKSPDLVWLREEGLKVVGIELSRTAIEAFFNENDLPGHWTDEAVLPFCSSEGYKLYCGDFFDLTASELSGISAYYDRGALVALPPEMRVCYVAHMAALMPPGGRVLLISYSYNQSETKGPPFSVSQQELETLFSESFRVEILSEEEALRSHQGLAARGVTKLMEYAVLLTRK, from the coding sequence ATGGACAAGAATTTCTGGCACAGGCGTTGGCAAAAGAATGAGATCGGTTTTCACATGACCGACCCTCACCATTTCCTGCAGCAATTTTTCCCGCTCTTGCAAACACAACCCACCGACAGTGTCTTTGTTCCACTTTGCGGCAAGAGCCCTGACCTGGTCTGGTTGCGCGAAGAAGGTCTCAAGGTCGTCGGTATTGAATTAAGCCGAACGGCTATCGAGGCTTTTTTCAATGAGAATGATCTGCCCGGCCATTGGACTGATGAGGCGGTTCTCCCCTTTTGTTCCTCTGAAGGGTACAAGCTCTATTGCGGCGATTTCTTTGACTTGACTGCGTCTGAGTTGAGCGGGATTAGCGCATACTACGACCGCGGTGCATTGGTGGCGTTGCCACCAGAGATGCGTGTGTGTTACGTCGCCCATATGGCGGCGCTGATGCCGCCCGGTGGCCGGGTCCTTCTGATCAGTTACTCGTACAATCAGAGTGAAACGAAAGGGCCGCCTTTTTCGGTTTCGCAGCAAGAGCTTGAGACCTTGTTCTCAGAAAGTTTTCGTGTTGAAATTCTGTCAGAAGAGGAGGCCCTCAGGTCGCATCAAGGCCTGGCTGCAAGAGGTGTGACGAAATTGATGGAATATGCGGTCCTGCTGACTAGGAAATAG
- a CDS encoding cold-shock protein produces the protein MAEGTVKWFNDAKGFGFITQDEGPDVFVHFSTIQGDGFKSLAEGERVTFDVEDGPKGLQASNVVKG, from the coding sequence ATGGCAGAAGGAACAGTGAAATGGTTTAATGATGCGAAGGGGTTCGGGTTTATCACTCAAGATGAGGGGCCGGATGTGTTTGTACATTTTTCCACAATTCAGGGGGACGGCTTTAAATCTCTGGCTGAAGGTGAGCGCGTCACCTTTGATGTTGAAGATGGCCCGAAAGGTCTTCAGGCTTCTAATGTTGTCAAAGGCTGA
- the pabB gene encoding aminodeoxychorismate synthase component I yields the protein MPSLAVLYDPQADHWLRFCDPVEEIEISLLKDVLPTLEKIEKRVEQEGLYAAGYLSYEAAPACDDALQTHASKGFPLLRFGLFAKVEQIELPAASEAVPLPNWHPQEGADTFSSKVNEIREAIARGETYQVNLTFPLRSSFTQSPWEFFLQLVHGQQASGAGFLQSERWAICSVSPELFFSREGKHLTMRPMKGTAPRGRTLAEDRRLANALLESDKNRAENIMILDMVRNDLGRLAPPGEVKTEKICSLEKYPTVWQLTSTVTACSQATLAETFQALFPCASITGAPKAQTMQIIKATEEQPRNIYTGTFGWLAPGQKARFNVAIRTLLIDRQHNIGTYGVGAGITWDSDSHEEYKECLAKAEVLKQPLSDFALIETLRWTPKKGYFVLAEHLARLEASAEYFDFCFSDEQVIEHLLKIAENFPARPQRVRLLLHKDGFLESTYLPLAATSSAPVKIRLAADPVNTEDILLYHKTTRRQLYERFLAEAKDADEVVLWNERKEITECCKANLVLELSGELMTPPVSSGLLPGTYREYLLSRGILKEQVLTIDDLRNCSRIYLVNAVRKWRQAVLCVPQIKQKVFSLAAP from the coding sequence ATGCCTTCACTAGCCGTTCTCTACGATCCTCAGGCAGACCACTGGTTGCGTTTTTGTGACCCTGTTGAAGAGATCGAAATCAGTCTTCTCAAAGACGTCCTGCCGACGCTGGAAAAGATTGAAAAACGTGTTGAGCAAGAGGGGCTTTATGCCGCAGGCTATCTTAGCTACGAGGCCGCACCAGCCTGTGACGATGCCCTGCAAACTCACGCTTCAAAGGGTTTCCCCCTGCTGCGTTTCGGCCTCTTTGCAAAAGTGGAGCAGATAGAGCTGCCTGCAGCCTCGGAGGCGGTGCCGCTTCCAAACTGGCACCCGCAGGAAGGCGCTGACACTTTTTCCAGCAAGGTCAATGAGATTCGCGAGGCAATTGCCCGGGGAGAAACCTACCAGGTCAACCTGACCTTCCCGCTACGCAGCAGCTTCACTCAAAGCCCTTGGGAGTTCTTCCTGCAGCTGGTGCATGGTCAGCAAGCCAGTGGCGCCGGCTTCCTGCAAAGTGAGCGTTGGGCCATCTGCTCAGTCTCACCTGAGCTGTTCTTTAGCAGAGAAGGCAAGCATCTGACCATGCGGCCAATGAAGGGAACGGCACCGAGAGGTCGAACCCTCGCAGAAGATCGTCGCCTGGCGAACGCGCTGCTGGAATCGGACAAAAATCGCGCTGAGAACATCATGATCCTCGATATGGTGCGTAACGACCTCGGTCGATTGGCTCCTCCGGGAGAAGTGAAAACGGAAAAAATCTGCTCTTTGGAAAAATATCCAACCGTCTGGCAGTTGACTTCAACGGTCACCGCTTGCAGCCAGGCAACCCTGGCGGAAACCTTTCAGGCGCTCTTTCCCTGCGCTTCGATCACCGGCGCCCCCAAAGCACAAACCATGCAGATCATCAAAGCGACCGAAGAGCAACCCCGCAACATCTACACCGGCACTTTCGGTTGGCTGGCACCAGGCCAAAAGGCTCGCTTCAACGTCGCGATCCGCACTCTGTTGATCGACCGGCAACACAATATCGGCACCTATGGCGTAGGTGCCGGCATCACCTGGGATTCCGACAGTCACGAGGAATACAAGGAGTGCCTGGCTAAGGCGGAGGTCCTCAAACAGCCGCTGAGCGACTTCGCCCTGATCGAAACCTTGCGCTGGACACCGAAGAAAGGTTATTTCGTCCTGGCCGAGCACCTGGCACGATTGGAGGCCTCAGCGGAGTACTTTGATTTCTGCTTTTCCGACGAACAGGTTATCGAGCATCTGCTCAAAATTGCTGAAAACTTTCCGGCAAGACCGCAGAGGGTGCGACTTCTGCTGCATAAAGATGGTTTTCTGGAGAGCACTTACCTGCCTCTTGCAGCGACGTCATCAGCCCCGGTAAAGATCCGACTTGCAGCTGATCCGGTTAATACTGAGGACATTCTGCTCTATCACAAGACCACCCGAAGACAGCTCTATGAACGCTTCCTGGCCGAAGCAAAGGATGCCGATGAGGTGGTTCTGTGGAATGAGCGGAAAGAGATCACCGAATGCTGCAAGGCGAACCTTGTGCTTGAACTTTCAGGGGAGTTAATGACCCCTCCAGTCAGCTCGGGGCTGCTGCCGGGGACCTATCGGGAATACTTGCTGTCACGCGGGATTCTTAAAGAACAGGTTCTGACGATAGACGACCTGCGCAACTGTTCTCGGATTTACCTGGTAAATGCGGTTCGTAAGTGGCGTCAGGCGGTCTTGTGCGTGCCACAAATAAAACAAAAAGTATTTTCATTAGCAGCCCCCTAG
- a CDS encoding YgiQ family radical SAM protein, with translation MSETRQHKFIPCSRAEMIERGWDELDVLFVTGDAYIDHPSFGTSLLARLLEDEGLRVGILAQPDWRNVEAFKVMGRPRLFAAISAGAMDSMVNHYTAAKKVRNDDAYTPGGRSGARPNRAVIAYTAAVKGAFKGLPTVVGGIEASLRRLAHYDYWDNKVRRSVLVDSKADLLLFGMAETALVALVKRMLAGEAFETITDLRGTAFLAETTPDNAVILPSFEEVSSSTDAYNKAFKLAADEKNPFSGKRLVQEHGNRQLVVNPPASPLDEEQLDRIYALPFSKLPHPSYQDVIPAYAQIKFSITSHRGCCGGCAFCAITHHQGKTIQSRSEQSVQEELERLSLHPDFRGTVSDVGGPTANMYGMLCSNPEAQATCRRESCLYPQICKHLDTRDDRAVNLLRRLRKNPAVKHLFVASGIRFDLLHRQADYFAELVKHHVGGLLKVAPESTSPKVTQVMRKPGPQVFEQFLQKFREQSSSLGKKQAVIPYFISSHPGCTLKDMIDVALFLKEHNLRVEQVQEFTPTPGSLATCIYHTGRDPFSGEPIHVPLNLNERRQQKALLLWHLPESRKDVLAALRQCDREDLITTLLGHQKQAAKQAAPARKQPKRPRKR, from the coding sequence GTGAGCGAAACCAGGCAGCATAAATTCATTCCATGCAGTCGCGCGGAGATGATCGAGAGAGGCTGGGACGAACTCGATGTGCTCTTCGTCACCGGGGACGCCTATATCGACCACCCCTCTTTCGGCACATCACTGCTCGCGCGCCTGCTTGAAGACGAAGGCTTGCGAGTCGGCATTCTCGCACAGCCGGACTGGCGCAATGTGGAAGCCTTCAAAGTCATGGGGCGACCACGGCTCTTTGCGGCAATTTCGGCCGGTGCCATGGATTCCATGGTCAATCACTACACAGCCGCCAAGAAGGTGCGTAACGATGATGCCTACACTCCGGGAGGGCGTTCCGGTGCGCGCCCGAATCGTGCGGTCATCGCTTATACCGCCGCAGTCAAAGGCGCCTTCAAAGGCCTGCCAACGGTCGTCGGAGGGATCGAAGCGAGCCTGCGTCGTCTGGCTCACTACGATTATTGGGACAACAAGGTCAGGCGCTCAGTGCTAGTCGACAGCAAGGCCGACCTGCTCCTGTTCGGTATGGCGGAAACCGCACTTGTGGCACTCGTCAAGCGCATGCTGGCGGGCGAAGCTTTCGAGACCATCACTGATTTGCGCGGTACAGCCTTCCTTGCCGAAACAACACCGGACAATGCTGTCATTTTGCCCTCCTTTGAAGAGGTCAGCTCAAGTACGGACGCTTACAACAAGGCCTTTAAGCTGGCTGCAGACGAGAAGAATCCTTTCAGTGGCAAAAGACTCGTACAAGAACACGGCAATCGACAGCTTGTGGTCAACCCGCCTGCCTCGCCCCTGGATGAGGAGCAGCTCGACCGCATCTACGCCCTGCCCTTTTCCAAGCTGCCGCACCCTTCCTACCAGGACGTGATTCCAGCTTACGCGCAGATCAAGTTCTCCATCACCAGTCACCGCGGTTGCTGTGGCGGCTGCGCTTTCTGCGCCATAACCCATCATCAGGGCAAGACGATTCAGTCGCGCTCCGAGCAATCGGTGCAGGAAGAACTTGAGCGCTTGAGCCTGCACCCGGATTTCCGTGGTACGGTCTCAGATGTTGGTGGCCCGACTGCGAATATGTACGGCATGCTTTGCAGCAACCCGGAGGCGCAGGCGACCTGTCGTCGTGAAAGCTGTCTTTATCCGCAAATCTGCAAGCATCTGGACACCCGTGATGACCGAGCCGTCAACCTGCTCCGCAGACTCCGCAAGAACCCGGCCGTCAAGCATCTTTTCGTCGCCTCGGGAATTCGTTTCGACCTGCTCCATCGGCAAGCGGATTATTTTGCGGAGCTGGTCAAACATCACGTTGGTGGTCTGCTCAAGGTGGCTCCGGAGTCGACCAGTCCGAAGGTCACGCAAGTCATGCGCAAGCCGGGACCGCAGGTGTTTGAACAATTCCTGCAAAAGTTCCGTGAACAGAGCTCGAGCCTGGGGAAGAAGCAGGCCGTTATTCCCTACTTCATCAGCTCACATCCCGGCTGTACGCTCAAGGACATGATCGATGTCGCCCTCTTTCTTAAGGAGCACAACTTGCGCGTCGAGCAGGTTCAGGAGTTCACCCCCACCCCGGGCAGCCTGGCCACCTGTATTTATCATACAGGTCGAGACCCCTTCAGCGGTGAACCCATCCACGTGCCCCTTAATCTGAATGAACGGCGTCAGCAAAAGGCCCTGCTGCTCTGGCACCTGCCCGAAAGCCGTAAGGATGTTCTGGCCGCGCTCAGACAATGCGATCGCGAAGACCTGATCACGACTTTGCTTGGTCATCAAAAGCAAGCAGCCAAACAAGCTGCACCAGCCAGGAAACAACCGAAACGACCCCGCAAACGATAA
- a CDS encoding YceH family protein — MERLLDDIEARVVGCLVEKDLATPEYYPLTLNALTNACNQKSNRDPVMLFEETDVIRALDSLRQKQLAHQSAEGVRAAKYCHNLEAVLNLDPEDLAILAELLLRGPQTVGELRNRAERMCPVGDLQAVEELLQNLMEREEPLVMRLPRQPGRKEHRFAHLLSGLPDIEESAALPTEPARLKVAAENDRIARLEEEVAALRAELDEVSNQLKAFQSQFE, encoded by the coding sequence ATGGAACGCCTGCTTGATGACATTGAAGCCAGAGTCGTGGGTTGCCTGGTCGAGAAAGATCTGGCGACGCCCGAGTACTATCCCTTGACCCTGAATGCGCTGACCAATGCCTGCAATCAGAAGTCGAACCGTGACCCGGTGATGCTCTTTGAAGAGACTGATGTGATCCGGGCCCTCGACAGTCTGCGGCAAAAACAGCTGGCACATCAATCGGCGGAAGGTGTTCGTGCCGCCAAGTATTGCCACAATCTGGAAGCCGTTCTGAACCTGGACCCTGAAGATCTGGCGATCCTGGCCGAACTGCTCTTGCGCGGGCCGCAGACCGTTGGTGAACTGCGCAACCGCGCCGAAAGGATGTGTCCGGTAGGCGATCTCCAGGCCGTCGAAGAGTTGTTGCAGAACCTGATGGAGCGCGAAGAGCCCCTGGTGATGCGACTGCCTCGCCAACCCGGCCGTAAAGAGCATCGCTTTGCCCACCTGCTCTCCGGCCTGCCGGACATTGAAGAATCGGCTGCACTGCCCACAGAGCCCGCAAGGCTGAAGGTTGCTGCGGAAAATGATCGGATTGCCCGGTTGGAAGAAGAGGTCGCGGCACTGCGCGCCGAACTTGATGAGGTGAGTAACCAGCTGAAAGCCTTTCAGTCGCAATTCGAATAA
- the rpsA gene encoding 30S ribosomal protein S1, with product MSDETFDDQDMSEEGDFAKMFEASMVGKTQLEPGQKIDATVLQIGSEWLFLDVGQKGEGVLDRKEFLDDEGNLTVAVGDTVSAYFMSRKGGELRFTTRLGGGSSGTAQLEEAWRNGIPVEGRIEKEIKGGYEIKLPGNVRAFCPFSQLGLRRQEESADVIDTTRSFRISQFAEQGRNIVVSHRVILEEERQVQKAALMKTLKEGLVVSGTITNIRDFGAFIDIGGLEGLLPISEISYGRVENIEEVLQVGQELEVAVKRCDWENEKFSFSLRDTLANPWSKVETSYPPGSTHTGTVSRLAKFGAFVTLEEGIDGLLHISQIGGDQRIKHPQDVLKLGQEIQVSVEKIDLDEKRISLASVRDKSEESMETSYEEKATGGMGSFADLFKQAQKKK from the coding sequence ATGAGTGACGAAACATTTGACGATCAAGACATGAGTGAAGAGGGTGATTTTGCCAAAATGTTCGAAGCGAGCATGGTTGGCAAAACGCAACTAGAACCAGGCCAGAAGATCGATGCCACCGTTTTGCAGATCGGCAGCGAGTGGCTGTTTCTCGATGTGGGGCAAAAGGGTGAAGGCGTTCTCGACCGTAAAGAGTTCCTTGATGACGAAGGCAACCTGACCGTTGCCGTGGGTGACACTGTCAGCGCCTACTTCATGTCCCGTAAAGGCGGTGAGTTGCGATTCACCACCCGGCTCGGCGGCGGCTCCTCCGGAACAGCACAGCTGGAAGAGGCCTGGCGCAACGGCATCCCCGTAGAAGGGCGCATTGAAAAAGAGATCAAGGGCGGTTACGAGATCAAACTGCCGGGCAACGTTCGTGCTTTCTGCCCATTCTCCCAGCTAGGTCTGCGTCGTCAGGAAGAATCGGCAGACGTCATCGACACCACCCGCTCTTTCCGCATCTCCCAGTTTGCCGAGCAGGGTCGCAACATCGTCGTCTCTCATCGCGTCATCCTCGAAGAGGAACGTCAAGTACAGAAGGCCGCACTGATGAAAACCCTCAAAGAGGGGCTGGTCGTTTCCGGCACCATCACCAACATCCGTGACTTTGGCGCCTTTATTGATATCGGCGGTCTCGAGGGGTTGCTGCCTATCTCCGAGATTTCCTACGGCCGGGTGGAAAACATTGAAGAGGTTCTGCAAGTTGGCCAGGAACTCGAAGTTGCCGTTAAACGCTGTGACTGGGAGAATGAAAAATTCTCCTTCAGCTTGCGTGACACCCTCGCCAACCCCTGGAGCAAGGTCGAAACCAGTTATCCTCCCGGGTCGACCCACACCGGCACCGTGTCACGGTTGGCCAAGTTCGGCGCCTTTGTCACTCTGGAAGAAGGCATTGACGGCCTGCTGCACATCTCGCAGATTGGTGGTGATCAGCGCATCAAACATCCCCAGGATGTACTGAAGCTCGGCCAGGAGATACAGGTCAGCGTTGAGAAGATCGACCTTGACGAGAAGAGGATCTCCCTGGCTTCGGTTCGCGATAAATCGGAAGAGTCGATGGAGACTTCTTACGAAGAGAAGGCTACGGGTGGCATGGGTTCTTTTGCGGATCTTTTCAAGCAGGCTCAAAAGAAGAAGTAA
- a CDS encoding arylesterase, whose amino-acid sequence MRRSIFLIFTLFFSGLLFTGCDSGPGIKPFNQESVVLAFGDSLTHGTGASAGQSYPDVLSELLGRQVINGGIPGEVSAAGLKRLPAVLEEYKPTLVILCHGGNDFLRKLNQATTSSNLDAMITLIRSRGADIVLVGVPKVGFGLQVPELYSKIADQHTIPLQKEILVDLLSDNSMKSDVIHPNATGYRLMAEAIYDLINRAQKK is encoded by the coding sequence ATGCGTCGAAGCATTTTCCTTATTTTCACGCTCTTTTTTTCTGGTCTGCTCTTCACCGGCTGCGACTCCGGCCCCGGCATCAAACCGTTCAACCAGGAGAGCGTGGTGCTCGCTTTCGGCGACAGTCTCACTCATGGCACGGGAGCATCTGCCGGACAATCCTACCCGGACGTGCTCTCTGAACTGCTCGGCAGACAGGTAATTAATGGCGGTATTCCCGGGGAAGTATCAGCCGCCGGGTTAAAACGTCTCCCCGCTGTTCTGGAGGAATATAAGCCGACGCTCGTCATCCTCTGCCACGGCGGCAACGATTTCCTTCGCAAGCTGAATCAGGCAACCACAAGCAGCAACCTTGATGCGATGATCACCCTGATCCGCTCACGCGGTGCTGATATCGTTCTGGTTGGCGTGCCGAAGGTCGGCTTTGGCCTGCAGGTACCGGAGCTTTATTCGAAAATTGCCGACCAGCACACGATCCCCTTGCAAAAGGAGATTCTTGTCGATCTGCTCAGTGACAACAGCATGAAGAGCGACGTTATTCATCCCAACGCGACCGGTTATCGGCTGATGGCTGAAGCGATTTACGATCTGATCAACAGAGCGCAGAAGAAGTAG
- a CDS encoding transporter substrate-binding domain-containing protein: protein MRITTFPIAVILLTLLLVWPGVAWPADPERSLSLTQQERAWIVEHPVINVRVSTSYPPFEFLEDGIYQGLAYDYLMLIGERTGLNFRTAPEMPWKDAVQSLQDKHGVDLILLITHTQDREASMNFTRDYITFPEVIFTRRSGVFVSGQEDLQGLLVATENDFVEGETLKKDIPQIRLLETETTADALEAVATGQADAYIGNLAVGSYLIDELGLTALKIAAPTDYVDDSYAMAARKDWPELVSIIEKGMGSFAPADHKHIKQKWFVIPYEHGLNSADIIKWVLLVTLIPLVFIAQLRRLVKIRTRELHASQKLLQTVQDNTSQFAGLLTPDGILLDANRTSLNFIGVEKDAVVGKLFWDTPWWKHSPDALTDLKLAIQKAAQGETVQFETTHISKAGETRIVDFSINPVRNDEAEIIYLVPSGHDITELKELQAKALRTSQLASLGELAAGVAHEVNNPINGVINYAQLLLNRSREDDKDRDILRRIVKESNRVAMIVKGLLAFARDDNVRFEALDLQNLIDETLALNGSQLTKEGISFNFERVEPLPLVQGNAQQLLQLFLNLLSNARYALNEKHRDDHAKKNLQITAEPLANNFGEFVRVTVFDNGAGIPEEQQAQVMKPFITTKPVGQGTGLGLSICNDIVNNHGGVINIDSRQGEYTKLLIDLPVATEEANE from the coding sequence ATGCGTATTACGACTTTTCCCATTGCTGTTATTCTGTTGACCCTCCTGCTTGTTTGGCCAGGGGTTGCCTGGCCGGCGGATCCCGAGAGGTCTCTCTCACTAACGCAACAAGAACGCGCATGGATTGTTGAACACCCTGTGATCAACGTCCGGGTCAGCACCAGTTATCCCCCTTTTGAATTCTTGGAAGACGGTATCTACCAGGGGCTGGCCTACGACTACCTGATGCTCATCGGCGAACGAACAGGGCTCAACTTCCGGACGGCGCCTGAAATGCCCTGGAAAGACGCCGTGCAGAGTCTTCAGGACAAGCATGGCGTCGACCTGATCCTGCTGATCACACACACCCAGGATCGCGAAGCGTCGATGAATTTCACGCGCGATTATATCACTTTCCCTGAAGTTATTTTTACCCGTAGGAGTGGTGTGTTTGTCTCGGGCCAGGAGGATCTGCAGGGGCTCCTGGTTGCAACTGAGAATGACTTTGTTGAAGGCGAAACCCTGAAAAAGGATATTCCTCAGATCAGGCTTCTGGAAACGGAGACAACAGCCGACGCCCTCGAAGCCGTTGCGACGGGTCAAGCCGATGCCTATATAGGGAACCTGGCCGTGGGTAGTTACCTGATTGACGAACTCGGTCTGACGGCTCTGAAAATTGCCGCGCCCACAGATTATGTCGATGACAGCTATGCAATGGCGGCCCGCAAGGACTGGCCAGAGTTGGTCAGCATCATAGAGAAGGGCATGGGCTCATTTGCACCTGCAGATCACAAACACATTAAGCAGAAGTGGTTTGTCATCCCCTACGAGCATGGCCTCAATTCTGCTGACATCATCAAATGGGTTCTGCTGGTCACGCTGATCCCTCTCGTCTTTATTGCCCAGCTTCGGCGTTTGGTTAAAATCCGTACCAGGGAACTTCATGCCAGTCAGAAGCTCCTGCAGACAGTCCAGGACAACACCTCTCAATTTGCCGGGTTGTTAACACCGGATGGGATTCTTCTTGATGCCAACCGTACCTCTCTCAACTTCATAGGCGTTGAGAAAGACGCCGTCGTTGGCAAACTCTTCTGGGACACCCCATGGTGGAAACATTCTCCCGATGCTCTGACAGATCTCAAGCTGGCCATCCAGAAAGCGGCGCAGGGCGAAACGGTCCAGTTTGAAACCACTCATATCTCTAAAGCGGGAGAAACCCGGATCGTTGATTTTTCAATCAACCCTGTTCGTAATGACGAGGCTGAGATTATCTACCTGGTGCCTAGCGGGCACGACATCACAGAGCTCAAGGAGTTGCAGGCGAAAGCGCTCCGCACCTCGCAGCTGGCTTCACTCGGTGAACTGGCAGCCGGAGTTGCTCACGAAGTCAACAACCCGATCAACGGCGTGATTAACTACGCACAACTGCTTTTGAACAGGAGTCGCGAGGACGATAAAGACCGTGACATTCTTAGACGCATCGTCAAGGAATCAAACCGGGTGGCCATGATCGTCAAAGGCTTACTGGCTTTCGCACGCGATGATAATGTTCGTTTTGAAGCGCTTGATCTCCAGAACCTTATCGATGAAACCCTGGCCTTGAATGGTAGCCAGCTCACCAAGGAAGGCATCTCGTTCAACTTTGAGCGCGTGGAGCCTTTGCCTCTGGTGCAAGGCAACGCCCAACAATTGTTACAGCTTTTTCTGAACCTGCTCAGCAATGCACGCTACGCGCTCAATGAGAAACACCGCGATGACCACGCGAAGAAAAATTTACAGATTACGGCTGAACCACTCGCAAATAATTTTGGTGAATTTGTCAGGGTCACGGTTTTTGACAACGGAGCAGGAATTCCGGAAGAACAACAGGCTCAGGTGATGAAACCTTTCATTACAACCAAGCCGGTGGGACAGGGGACAGGGCTGGGTTTAAGTATCTGCAATGACATCGTAAACAACCACGGTGGCGTCATTAACATCGACAGCAGGCAGGGCGAATATACGAAGCTCCTGATTGATCTGCCTGTCGCTACAGAAGAGGCGAACGAGTAA
- a CDS encoding DedA family protein, with protein MEQWLLEYGYPALFLFSFLASTLVPLGSEWLLGVLLLNGFDPTITVLVATLGNSCGALTTYAIGLWGGPYLTQRLLRIRPESQRRAEHHFNRYGSWALLFSWLPVIGDPLCLVGGVLRAGLWRFILLVSVGKFVRYLVVAKLVLEGTKAF; from the coding sequence TTGGAACAGTGGCTCTTGGAATATGGCTACCCCGCGCTCTTTCTGTTCAGCTTTCTGGCCTCCACGCTGGTGCCGCTTGGTAGTGAATGGTTGTTGGGTGTGCTGCTGCTGAATGGCTTTGACCCAACGATCACTGTGCTGGTGGCAACTCTTGGTAACAGCTGTGGTGCTCTGACGACCTACGCCATCGGGCTCTGGGGAGGTCCCTACCTCACCCAACGTCTTTTGCGGATCAGACCGGAAAGTCAAAGACGGGCTGAGCATCATTTTAACCGTTATGGCAGCTGGGCTTTGCTCTTTTCGTGGCTGCCCGTTATCGGTGATCCCCTTTGCCTGGTTGGTGGTGTTTTGCGTGCCGGACTCTGGCGGTTTATTCTGCTGGTATCGGTCGGAAAGTTTGTTCGTTACCTGGTGGTCGCTAAGCTGGTTCTGGAAGGGACAAAGGCTTTTTAA
- the rarD gene encoding EamA family transporter RarD, with product MKATEPLAGNNQATTSEADHNSRIGVLLGLTAYLIWGSFPVFFKALEGAAPLEIVCHRIFWSVVFLFILVTCRRQLGQVGTTIKNRRVLLTLCGSTLLIATNWLVFIYAVQHGEVLQSSLGYFITPLLSILLGFIFLRERLNRWQQFSVLLALIGVLNLTLHHGQVPWIALILASSFGLYGLLRKVAQVEAMIGLTVETLLLGPFALTYIIYLTTQQDSSFLTGTLRLDLLLPLSGIVTAIPLLLFVAAARRLQLATIGFLQYLTPSLHFLLAVGLYNEPFSRGHLVSFLFIWMGLAIYSGNTIWKSRSAWQREES from the coding sequence ATGAAAGCAACCGAACCCCTCGCGGGCAACAACCAAGCCACAACGTCAGAGGCAGATCACAACTCGCGCATCGGTGTACTGCTTGGCCTGACTGCCTACCTGATCTGGGGTTCCTTCCCAGTCTTTTTCAAGGCCCTCGAAGGCGCAGCACCCCTCGAAATTGTCTGCCACCGCATCTTCTGGTCTGTGGTCTTCCTCTTTATTCTCGTCACTTGCCGACGCCAGCTGGGACAAGTCGGCACAACTATCAAGAACCGTAGGGTTTTACTGACTCTTTGCGGGTCTACACTCCTGATCGCCACCAACTGGCTGGTTTTCATCTATGCCGTTCAGCATGGCGAAGTCCTCCAGTCCAGCCTGGGCTATTTCATCACGCCGCTTTTGAGCATTCTACTCGGCTTTATCTTTTTGCGCGAGCGGCTGAACCGCTGGCAGCAGTTCAGTGTGTTGCTCGCCCTGATCGGAGTCCTGAACTTAACCCTTCACCACGGGCAGGTCCCATGGATCGCCCTTATTCTTGCCTCATCTTTCGGGCTTTACGGGCTATTGCGCAAAGTGGCACAAGTCGAGGCGATGATCGGCCTGACCGTGGAGACGCTCCTGCTCGGCCCCTTTGCCCTTACCTATATTATTTACCTGACCACCCAGCAGGACAGCTCGTTTCTGACAGGGACCTTGCGACTCGACCTGTTGCTACCTCTCTCCGGCATCGTCACCGCCATTCCACTGCTCCTCTTCGTCGCCGCTGCACGTCGGTTGCAGTTGGCAACTATCGGCTTTCTGCAATACCTGACACCGAGCCTGCACTTTCTCCTGGCCGTTGGGCTCTACAACGAGCCGTTCAGCCGTGGGCACCTGGTCAGTTTCCTTTTCATCTGGATGGGATTGGCGATTTATTCAGGGAATACGATCTGGAAGAGTCGCTCGGCATGGCAGCGGGAGGAAAGCTAA